From Oreochromis aureus strain Israel breed Guangdong linkage group 4, ZZ_aureus, whole genome shotgun sequence, a single genomic window includes:
- the LOC116311522 gene encoding suppressor of cytokine signaling 7-like isoform X1 — MNDAQQEMSPDFVLMRLVSAAEYDRLDEPDELMSGGGGFGPVKAALGRHGSGFDVDSGGPSAGLGSASPHYSSPLPGKGELSGGLGLTQAPSGSETPLSPPPSEDFVDFPVPRGHGSAGHGAQLMVLQNLLRSGDRILECGLEQPPPGFLQEEAERQRQQLDPGPGTGPGSATAGPGGGKDQSPPSQVNLQPQQLLQWHPVLRLGSQAPQRGVPALDSESGSVLCHTHHLLTDRLAKWPPGLLDQALRAGLLEPRKTCPPRCQNPVLAPAQRPVHPGEGREGGGGQDLVLSLPRCSCHGVLASGSGGIGPGEDPSETSDALLVLEGLGSEEVGGLGAESGDAEGEDTEKTEWVVGAGTPGGAGPVFSSGTLSGLMRQVHRLAEEAGVCTDQSCRSSLAVLGATVSLPSCADPQPLIGSTANPCPYPPVRPPLSQAAAVLPDPLPSSDPSRRPQHQHQSRSQPQSRAATPKLGVASGGAGRSASPLVVLEGEGGAGGREGEKMPRGKSRKGGSLKVRLSKLFRTKSSSGGSGGLLDKRPSLASSTSSGGSLLDVWGSTCSNPDQDGRLQVSRPHSAFSPVPFTPAFTGETVSLVDVDISRRGGNSLHPPTPPPPPRRSLSLLDDFGGPPQQHGPFMERSAGASMQSLPPRPMALPPSLNTIQHSLSLNDTFLRGLPRPVPLRPDGHHPPPRLAPRCPLSRPDAGSFATSLRELEKCGWYWGPMNWEDAEMKLKGKPDGSFLVRDSSDPRYILSLSFRSQGVTHHTRMEHYRGTFSLWCHPKFEDRCHSVVEFIERAIMHSKNGKFLYFLRSRVPGLPPTPVQLLYPVSRFSSVKSLQHLCRFCIRQLVRIDHIQELPLPTPLISYLRKFYYYDPEEEISPTLKEDKEQKEEKERVTEGGGQLGVESQT; from the exons ATGAATGACGCGCAGCAAGAAATGTCTCCGGACTTCGTGCTCATGCGGCTCGTGTCCGCCGCGGAGTACGACCGGCTGGACGAGCCCGACGAGCTGATGTCCGGGGGCGGCGGGTTCGGCCCCGTCAAAGCCGCGCTGGGCCGCCACGGCAGCGGGTTCGATGTGGATTCTGGCGGCCCCTCGGCAGGCCTCGGCTCGGCATCACCGCATTACAGCTCTCCGCTACCCGGGAAAGGAGAGCTGAGCGGCGGGCTGGGGCTGACGCAGGCCCCGTCGGGCTCCGAGACGCCGCTGTCGCCCCCTCCGTCCGAGGACTTTGTGGACTTCCCGGTGCCGCGCGGGCACGGCTCTGCGGGGCACGGAGCGCAGCTGATGGTGCTCCAGAACTTGCTGCGGTCCGGAGACCGGATCCTGGAGTGCGGGCTGGAGCAGCCGCCCCCGGGCTTCCTGCAGGAGGAGGCAGAGCGACAGAGACAGCAGCTGGACCCGGGGCCGGGCACGGGTCCCGGCAGCGCGACAGCTGGTCCCGGTGGAGGAAAGGACCAGAGCCCCCCTTCGCAGGTGAACCTGCAGCCGCAGCAGCTATTGCAATGGCACCCGGTCCTGAGGCTGGGCTCCCAGGCCCCCCAGCGGGGCGTCCCGGCTCTGGACTCGGAGTCTGGGTCGGTCCTGTGCCACACACACCACCTGCTGACAGACCGGCTGGCTAAGTGGCCCCCAGGCCTGCTGGACCAAGCCCTGCGGGCAGGACTACTGGAGCCCAGGAAGACCTGTCCCCCCAGATGTCAGAACCCGGTCCTGGCTCCGGCCCAGAGGCCAGTACACCCGGGGGAGGGGAGGGAAGGAGGTGGCGGGCAGGATCTGGTGCTCTCGCTTCCTCGCTGTTCCTGCCATGGCGTCCTGGCCTCGGGGTCGGGGGGCATTGGGCCTGGTGAGGACCCCAGCGAGACGAGCGACGCCCTGCTGGTCCTGGAGGGTCTGGGGTCAGAGGAGGTGGGGGGACTCGGGGCAGAGTCCGGGGATGCGGAGGGGGAGGACACAGAGAAAACCGAGTGGGTGGTGGGTGCAGGGACGCCTGGGGGGGCGGGGCCTGTGTTCTCCAGTGGGACTCTCAGCGGGCTGATGCGGCAGGTGCACAGACTGGCAGAGGAGGCGGGGGTGTGCACAGATCAGAGCTGCCGGTCCTCACTCGCCGTTCTTGGCGCCACCGTGTCCCTCCCCTCCTGCGCGGACCCCCAGCCCCTCATCGGCAGCACCGCCAACCCCTGCCCGTACCCGCCCGTCCGCCCACCACTCTCCCAGGCTGCTGCGGTGCTCCCCGACCCCCTCCCATCCTCTGACCCAAGCCGTCGCCCACAGCATCAGCACCAGTCGCGCTCCCAGCCACAGAGCCGTGCCGCTACCCCTAAACTGGGTGTGGCTTCTGGGGGAGCGGGTCGGTCAGCCTCCCCTCTGGTGGTcctggagggggaggggggtgcaggaggaagggagggggaGAAGATGCCACGGGGGAAGTCGAGGAAGGGGGGGTCGCTGAAAGTCCGGCTCAGCAAGCTATTCAGAACCAAGAGCTCGAGTGGCGGCTCGGGGGGGCTGCTAGACAAGAGGCCGTCCTTAGCGTCGTCCACATCATCGGGTGGCAGCCTGTTGGACGTGTGGGGGTCCACCTGCAGCAACCCAGACCAGGACGGCAG GCTGCAGGTATCCAGACCTCACAGTGCCTTCTCTCCGGTGCCCTTCACTCCGGCTTTCACCG GTGAGACGGTCTCTCTGGTCGATGTGGATATTTCTCGGAGGGGGGGGAACTCTCTCCACCCCCccactcctcctccccctcccagACGGAGCCTCAGTTTGCTTG ATGATTTCGGGGGTCCTCCTCAGCAGCACGGCCCCTTCATGGAGCGCAGCGCCGGGGCCTCCATGCAGTCGCTGCCCCCCCGACCGATGGCCCTGCCCCCCTCCCTCAACACCATCCAGCACAGCCTGAGCCTCAACG ACACCTTCCTGCGAGGTTTACCTCGACCCGTCCCCCTGCGGCCCGACGGCCACCACCCGCCCCCACGGCTCGCCCCTCGCTGCCCGCTCAGTCGACCCGATGCCGGCAGCTTCGCCACCAGCCTCAGAGAGCTGGAGAAG TGCGGCTGGTACTGGGGGCCAATGAACTGGGAGGACGCCGAGATGAAGCTGAAGGGGAAACCGGACGGCTCGTTTCTGGTGCGGGACAGCTCAGACCCGCGCTACATCCTGAGTCTGAGCTTCAGGTCGCAGGGAGTCACACACCACACACGCATGGAGCACTAcagag GGACGTTCAGCCTGTGGTGTCACCCAAAGTTTGAGGACCGCTGTCACTCGGTGGTGGAGTTCATCGAGCGAGCCATCATGCACTCCAAGAACGGAAAGTTCCTGTACTTCCTGCGCTCGCGAGTCCCAG GTCTGCCGCCGACCCCGGTCCAGCTCCTGTACCCGGTCTCCAGGTTCAGCAGCGTTAAGTCTCTGCAGCATCTCTGTCGCTTCTGCATCAGACAGCTGGTCCGGATCGACCACATCCAGGAGCTGCCGCTACCCAC ACCTCTGATCTCCTACCTGAGGAAGTTTTATTACTACGACCCCGAAGAGGAGATCAGTCCCACGCTGAAGGAGGACAAGGAGcagaaggaggagaaggagcGGGTGACGGAGGGCGGTGGCCAGCTGGGGGTCGAGTCGCAAACGTAG
- the LOC116311522 gene encoding suppressor of cytokine signaling 7-like isoform X2 has protein sequence MNDAQQEMSPDFVLMRLVSAAEYDRLDEPDELMSGGGGFGPVKAALGRHGSGFDVDSGGPSAGLGSASPHYSSPLPGKGELSGGLGLTQAPSGSETPLSPPPSEDFVDFPVPRGHGSAGHGAQLMVLQNLLRSGDRILECGLEQPPPGFLQEEAERQRQQLDPGPGTGPGSATAGPGGGKDQSPPSQVNLQPQQLLQWHPVLRLGSQAPQRGVPALDSESGSVLCHTHHLLTDRLAKWPPGLLDQALRAGLLEPRKTCPPRCQNPVLAPAQRPVHPGEGREGGGGQDLVLSLPRCSCHGVLASGSGGIGPGEDPSETSDALLVLEGLGSEEVGGLGAESGDAEGEDTEKTEWVVGAGTPGGAGPVFSSGTLSGLMRQVHRLAEEAGVCTDQSCRSSLAVLGATVSLPSCADPQPLIGSTANPCPYPPVRPPLSQAAAVLPDPLPSSDPSRRPQHQHQSRSQPQSRAATPKLGVASGGAGRSASPLVVLEGEGGAGGREGEKMPRGKSRKGGSLKVRLSKLFRTKSSSGGSGGLLDKRPSLASSTSSGGSLLDVWGSTCSNPDQDGRLQVSRPHSAFSPVPFTPAFTDDFGGPPQQHGPFMERSAGASMQSLPPRPMALPPSLNTIQHSLSLNDTFLRGLPRPVPLRPDGHHPPPRLAPRCPLSRPDAGSFATSLRELEKCGWYWGPMNWEDAEMKLKGKPDGSFLVRDSSDPRYILSLSFRSQGVTHHTRMEHYRGTFSLWCHPKFEDRCHSVVEFIERAIMHSKNGKFLYFLRSRVPGLPPTPVQLLYPVSRFSSVKSLQHLCRFCIRQLVRIDHIQELPLPTPLISYLRKFYYYDPEEEISPTLKEDKEQKEEKERVTEGGGQLGVESQT, from the exons ATGAATGACGCGCAGCAAGAAATGTCTCCGGACTTCGTGCTCATGCGGCTCGTGTCCGCCGCGGAGTACGACCGGCTGGACGAGCCCGACGAGCTGATGTCCGGGGGCGGCGGGTTCGGCCCCGTCAAAGCCGCGCTGGGCCGCCACGGCAGCGGGTTCGATGTGGATTCTGGCGGCCCCTCGGCAGGCCTCGGCTCGGCATCACCGCATTACAGCTCTCCGCTACCCGGGAAAGGAGAGCTGAGCGGCGGGCTGGGGCTGACGCAGGCCCCGTCGGGCTCCGAGACGCCGCTGTCGCCCCCTCCGTCCGAGGACTTTGTGGACTTCCCGGTGCCGCGCGGGCACGGCTCTGCGGGGCACGGAGCGCAGCTGATGGTGCTCCAGAACTTGCTGCGGTCCGGAGACCGGATCCTGGAGTGCGGGCTGGAGCAGCCGCCCCCGGGCTTCCTGCAGGAGGAGGCAGAGCGACAGAGACAGCAGCTGGACCCGGGGCCGGGCACGGGTCCCGGCAGCGCGACAGCTGGTCCCGGTGGAGGAAAGGACCAGAGCCCCCCTTCGCAGGTGAACCTGCAGCCGCAGCAGCTATTGCAATGGCACCCGGTCCTGAGGCTGGGCTCCCAGGCCCCCCAGCGGGGCGTCCCGGCTCTGGACTCGGAGTCTGGGTCGGTCCTGTGCCACACACACCACCTGCTGACAGACCGGCTGGCTAAGTGGCCCCCAGGCCTGCTGGACCAAGCCCTGCGGGCAGGACTACTGGAGCCCAGGAAGACCTGTCCCCCCAGATGTCAGAACCCGGTCCTGGCTCCGGCCCAGAGGCCAGTACACCCGGGGGAGGGGAGGGAAGGAGGTGGCGGGCAGGATCTGGTGCTCTCGCTTCCTCGCTGTTCCTGCCATGGCGTCCTGGCCTCGGGGTCGGGGGGCATTGGGCCTGGTGAGGACCCCAGCGAGACGAGCGACGCCCTGCTGGTCCTGGAGGGTCTGGGGTCAGAGGAGGTGGGGGGACTCGGGGCAGAGTCCGGGGATGCGGAGGGGGAGGACACAGAGAAAACCGAGTGGGTGGTGGGTGCAGGGACGCCTGGGGGGGCGGGGCCTGTGTTCTCCAGTGGGACTCTCAGCGGGCTGATGCGGCAGGTGCACAGACTGGCAGAGGAGGCGGGGGTGTGCACAGATCAGAGCTGCCGGTCCTCACTCGCCGTTCTTGGCGCCACCGTGTCCCTCCCCTCCTGCGCGGACCCCCAGCCCCTCATCGGCAGCACCGCCAACCCCTGCCCGTACCCGCCCGTCCGCCCACCACTCTCCCAGGCTGCTGCGGTGCTCCCCGACCCCCTCCCATCCTCTGACCCAAGCCGTCGCCCACAGCATCAGCACCAGTCGCGCTCCCAGCCACAGAGCCGTGCCGCTACCCCTAAACTGGGTGTGGCTTCTGGGGGAGCGGGTCGGTCAGCCTCCCCTCTGGTGGTcctggagggggaggggggtgcaggaggaagggagggggaGAAGATGCCACGGGGGAAGTCGAGGAAGGGGGGGTCGCTGAAAGTCCGGCTCAGCAAGCTATTCAGAACCAAGAGCTCGAGTGGCGGCTCGGGGGGGCTGCTAGACAAGAGGCCGTCCTTAGCGTCGTCCACATCATCGGGTGGCAGCCTGTTGGACGTGTGGGGGTCCACCTGCAGCAACCCAGACCAGGACGGCAG GCTGCAGGTATCCAGACCTCACAGTGCCTTCTCTCCGGTGCCCTTCACTCCGGCTTTCACCG ATGATTTCGGGGGTCCTCCTCAGCAGCACGGCCCCTTCATGGAGCGCAGCGCCGGGGCCTCCATGCAGTCGCTGCCCCCCCGACCGATGGCCCTGCCCCCCTCCCTCAACACCATCCAGCACAGCCTGAGCCTCAACG ACACCTTCCTGCGAGGTTTACCTCGACCCGTCCCCCTGCGGCCCGACGGCCACCACCCGCCCCCACGGCTCGCCCCTCGCTGCCCGCTCAGTCGACCCGATGCCGGCAGCTTCGCCACCAGCCTCAGAGAGCTGGAGAAG TGCGGCTGGTACTGGGGGCCAATGAACTGGGAGGACGCCGAGATGAAGCTGAAGGGGAAACCGGACGGCTCGTTTCTGGTGCGGGACAGCTCAGACCCGCGCTACATCCTGAGTCTGAGCTTCAGGTCGCAGGGAGTCACACACCACACACGCATGGAGCACTAcagag GGACGTTCAGCCTGTGGTGTCACCCAAAGTTTGAGGACCGCTGTCACTCGGTGGTGGAGTTCATCGAGCGAGCCATCATGCACTCCAAGAACGGAAAGTTCCTGTACTTCCTGCGCTCGCGAGTCCCAG GTCTGCCGCCGACCCCGGTCCAGCTCCTGTACCCGGTCTCCAGGTTCAGCAGCGTTAAGTCTCTGCAGCATCTCTGTCGCTTCTGCATCAGACAGCTGGTCCGGATCGACCACATCCAGGAGCTGCCGCTACCCAC ACCTCTGATCTCCTACCTGAGGAAGTTTTATTACTACGACCCCGAAGAGGAGATCAGTCCCACGCTGAAGGAGGACAAGGAGcagaaggaggagaaggagcGGGTGACGGAGGGCGGTGGCCAGCTGGGGGTCGAGTCGCAAACGTAG
- the kpnb1 gene encoding importin subunit beta-1 — MELITILEKTVSPDRNELEAAQKFLEQAAIENLPTFLVELSKVLANPGNTQVARVAAGLQVKNSLTSKDPDVKAQYQQRWLAIDANARREIKNYVLQTLGTETYRPSSASQCVAGIACAEIPVNQWPELIPQLVANVTDPSSTEHMKESTLEAIGYICQDIDPEQLQENANQILTAIIQGMRKEEPSNNVKLAATNALLNSLEFTKANFDKDTERHFIMQVVCEATQCPDTRVRVAALQNLVKIMSLYYQYMETYMGPALFAITIEAMKSDIDEVALQGIEFWSNVCDEEMDLAIEASEASEQGRPPEHTSKFYAKGALQYLVPILTQTLTKQDENDDDDDWNPCKAAGVCLMLLATCCEDDVVPHVLPFIKENIKHPDWRYRDASVMAFGSILEGPELNQLKPLVIQAMPTLIELMKDPSVVVRDTTAWTVGRICELLPEAAINEVYLAPLLQCLIEGLGAEPRVASNVCWAFSSLAEAAYEATDAAEDQEEPNTYCLSSSFEIIVQKLLETTDRPDGHQNNLRSAAYEALMEIVKNSAKDCYPAVQKTTLVIMERLQQVLQMESHIQSTSDRIQFNDLQSLLCATLQNVLRKVQHQDALQISDVVMASLLRMFQSTAGSGGVQEDALMAVSTLVEVLGSDFQKYMEAFKPFLAIGLKNYAEYQVCLAAVGLVCDLCRALMSNILPYCDEIMQLLLENLGNENVHRSVKPQILSAFGDIALAIGGEFKKYLDIVLDTLQQASQAQVDKTDYDMVDYLNELREGCLEAYTGIIQGLKGDQENVHPDVMLVQPRVEFILSFIHHIAEDEDHSDGVVANAAGLIGDLCTAFGKDVMKLVEVRPLINDLLTEGRRSKTTKTKTLATWATKELRKLKSQA, encoded by the exons ATGGAGCTCATCACGATTCTCGAAAAAACCGTCTCTCCGG ACCGGAATGAGCTGGAGGCGGCGCAGAAGTTTCTGGAGCAGGCGGCCATAGAGAACCTG CCCACATTCCTGGTGGAGTTGTCCAAAGTGTTGGCGAACCCGGGGAACACTCAGGTGGCTCGAGTTGCTGCTGGTCTGCAGGTGAAGAACTCGCTGACATCCAAAGACCCCGACGTCAAGGCGCAGTACCAGCAGAGATGGCTGGCCATCGACGCCAACGCTCGCCGCGAGATCAAGAACTAC GTTCTACAGACTCTGGGCACGGAGACGTACCGGCCCAGCTCGGCCTCGCAGTGTGTCGCCGGCATCGCCTGTGCCGAGATTCCTGTGAACCAGTGGCCCGAGCTGATCCCGCAGCTGGTCGCCAACGTCACCGATCCGTCGAGCACCGAACACATGAAGGAGTCCACGCTGGAGGCCATCGGCTACATCTGCCAGGACATC GACCCAGAGCAGCTGCAGGAGAACGCCAACCAGATCCTGACGGCCATCATCCAGGGCATGAGGAAGGAGGAGCCCAGCAACAACGTGAAGCTGGCCGCCACCAACGCGCTGCTCAACTCGCTCGAGTTCACTAAAGCCAACTTCGACAAGGAC aCGGAGCGACACTTCATCATGCAGGTCGTCTGCGAAGCCACGCAGTGTCCAGACACCAGA GTGCGCGTGGCGGCCCTGCAGAACCTGGTGAAGATCATGTCTCTGTATTATCAGTACATGGAGACGTACATGGGCCCCGCCCTGTTCGCG atCACCATCGAGGCGATGAAGAGCGACATCGACGAGGTGGCGCTGCAGGGCATCGAGTTCTGGTCCAACGTCTGTGACGAGGAGATGGATCTGGCCATCGAGGCCTCAGAG GCCTCGGAGCAGGGACGGCCCCCCGAGCACACCAGTAAGTTCTACGCCAAAGGTGCTCTGCAGTACTTGGTTCCTATCCTCACCCAGACCCTCACCAAGCAG GATGAGAACGATGACGACGACGACTGGAACCCGTGTAAGGCGGCCGGCGTGTGCCTGATGCTGCTCGCCACCTGTTGTGAGGACGACGTGGTTCCTCACGTGCTGCCCTTCATCAAAGAGAACATCAAACACCCCGACTGGCGTTACCGCGACGCCTCCGTCATGGCCTTCGGTTCCATCCTGGAGGGACCCGAGCTAAACCAGCTCAAGCCGCTCGTCATACAG GCGATGCCCACCCTGATCGAGCTGATGAAGGACCCCAGCGTGGTTGTGAGGGACACCACAGCGTGGACGGTGGGCAGGATCTGCGAGCTGCTGCCCGAAGCTGCCATCAATGAGgtctacctggcccccctgctGCAGTGCCTGATCGAGGGCCTGGGGGCGGAGCCTAGAGTGGCCTCCAACGTCTGCTGG GCCTTCTCGTCTCTTGCCGAGGCGGCGTACGAAGCCACGGATGCCGCCGAGGACCAGGAGGAGCCGAACACCTACTGCCTGTCCTCGTCCTTCGAGATCATTGTGCAGAAGCTTCTGGAGACCACAGACAG GCCCGATGGTCACCAGAACAACCTGCGCTCTGCGGCGTACGAGGCTCTGATGGAGATTGTGAAGAACAGCGCCAAGGACTGCTACCCCGCCGTGCAGAAAACGACGCTAGTCATCATGGAGCGGCTGCAGCAGGTCCTGCAAATGGAG TCTCACATCCAGAGCACTTCAGATCGGATCCAGTTCAATGACCTGCAGTCGCTGCTGTGCGCCACTCTGCAG AACGTCCTGCGTAAAGTGCAGCATCAGGACGCCCTGCAGATCTCAGACGTGGTGATGGCGTCCCTGCTGAGGATGTTTCAGAGCACCGCCGGCTCCGGAGGCGTGCAGGAGGATGCGCTGATGGCCGTGTCCACGCTCGTCGAAG TTCTGGGCAGCGACTTCCAGAAATACATGGAGGCCTTTAAGCCGTTCCTCGCCATCGGACTGAAGAACTACGCAGAGTATCAG GTGTGTCTGGCGGCCGTGGGTCTGGTGTGTGACCTGTGCAGAGCGCTGATGTCCAACATCCTGCCGTACTGTGACGAGATcatgcagctgctgctggagaACCTCGGg AACGAGAACGTGCACCGGTCGGTGAAGCCTCAGATCCTATCTGCGTTTGGCGATATCGCTTTAGCCATCGGGGGCGAGTTCAAGAAGTACCTGGACATAGTCCTGGACACCCTGCAGCAGGCGTCGCAGGCTCAGGTGGACAAG ACGGACTACGACATGGTGGACTACCTGAATGAGCTGAGGGAGGGCTGCCTGGAGGCCTACACAGGCATCATCCAGGGCCTGAAGGGAGACCAGGAGAACGTCCACC CTGACGTGATGCTGGTGCAGCCTCGGGTGGAGTTCATCCTCTCCTTCATCCACCACATCGCTGAAGACGAGGACCACTCTGACGGCGTGGTGGCCAACGCTGCCGGACTGATCGG CGACCTGTGCACAGCGTTTGGCAAAGATGTGATGAAGCTGGTGGAGGTTCGCCCACTCATCAACGACCTGCTGACGGAGGGCCGGCGCTCCAAAACCACCAAGACCAAGACGCTCGCCACCTGGGCCACCAAGGAGCTCCGCAAGCTGAAGAGCCAGGCCTG A